From the Planktothrix tepida PCC 9214 genome, one window contains:
- the wecB gene encoding non-hydrolyzing UDP-N-acetylglucosamine 2-epimerase: protein MSNLPIRVNVVFGTRPEAIKLAPVIQLLKQTPGFETQVILTGQHREMVSQVMTLFNLTGDHDLNIMQPQQTLTDITCGSLQGLEDLFKQFKPHLVLVQGDTTTAFAASLAAFYQRIPVGHVEAGLRTNDVFNPYPEEANRRLISQLTQFHFAPTIQAVQNLKNSGVLGEIYHTGNTVIDALLSVARKQPQLHIPKLNNSLYRLILATVHRRENWGEPLQGIAEGFLQILNKFPDTALLLPLHRNPTVREPLTEKLGNHPRVFLTEPLDYTELVAAIDRCYFVLTDSGGLQEEAPSLGKPVLVLRTTTERPEAVEAGTAKLVGTEAVDIFTEASVLLQDEIAYQNMANAINPFGDGHASERIINIIQGYFQG, encoded by the coding sequence ATGTCAAATCTTCCAATTCGAGTCAATGTAGTGTTTGGAACTCGCCCAGAAGCGATTAAATTAGCACCTGTCATTCAACTGTTAAAACAAACTCCTGGGTTTGAAACGCAGGTGATTTTAACGGGTCAACATCGAGAAATGGTTTCTCAAGTGATGACGTTATTTAATTTAACGGGAGATCACGATTTAAACATCATGCAGCCACAACAAACCTTAACGGATATTACCTGCGGAAGTTTACAAGGATTAGAAGATTTATTTAAACAATTCAAGCCCCATTTAGTCTTAGTTCAAGGAGATACAACAACGGCTTTTGCGGCGAGTTTAGCGGCGTTTTATCAAAGAATTCCGGTTGGTCACGTTGAAGCCGGATTACGCACCAATGATGTCTTTAATCCCTATCCTGAAGAAGCAAATCGGCGGTTAATATCTCAATTAACGCAATTCCATTTTGCCCCGACAATTCAAGCGGTTCAAAACCTTAAAAATTCGGGGGTTTTAGGAGAAATTTATCATACGGGAAATACCGTAATTGATGCTTTATTATCCGTTGCGAGAAAACAACCTCAATTGCATATCCCTAAATTAAATAATAGTCTCTATCGATTAATTTTAGCAACGGTTCATCGTCGAGAAAATTGGGGAGAACCCCTTCAGGGAATAGCTGAAGGATTCTTACAAATTCTCAATAAATTTCCTGATACGGCGTTATTATTACCTTTACATCGAAACCCAACGGTTAGGGAACCTTTAACGGAAAAATTAGGGAATCATCCCAGGGTCTTTTTAACAGAACCGTTAGATTATACGGAATTAGTGGCGGCGATTGATCGTTGTTATTTTGTATTAACAGATTCGGGAGGATTACAAGAGGAAGCACCGAGTTTAGGAAAACCGGTTTTAGTGTTAAGAACCACAACAGAACGTCCTGAAGCGGTGGAAGCGGGAACGGCTAAATTAGTGGGAACAGAAGCGGTGGATATTTTCACAGAGGCGAGTGTATTATTGCAGGATGAAATCGCCTATCAAAATATGGCAAATGCCATTAATCCCTTTGGGGATGGTCACGCTTCGGAACGGATTATTAATATTATTCAAGGGTATTTTCAGGGCTGA
- a CDS encoding cupin domain-containing protein — protein MKITDLNQIPEQEVSHNPAIKKKVMLSLGDLPHLTNFSQACFSPGQVAGGHSHADMCEVFFVESGLGNIAINGTNYELKPGVCIAVEPGEVHEVTNTGNTDLILTYFGLRTP, from the coding sequence ATGAAAATAACCGATTTAAACCAAATTCCAGAACAGGAAGTTTCCCATAATCCAGCGATTAAAAAAAAGGTGATGTTGAGTTTAGGAGATTTACCCCATTTAACGAATTTTTCTCAAGCGTGTTTTTCCCCCGGACAAGTGGCGGGAGGTCATTCCCATGCTGATATGTGTGAAGTTTTTTTTGTAGAATCAGGTTTGGGAAATATTGCGATTAATGGTACAAATTATGAATTAAAACCAGGAGTTTGTATTGCAGTGGAACCTGGAGAAGTTCACGAAGTCACCAACACAGGAAATACCGATTTAATTTTAACTTATTTTGGCTTACGCACCCCGTAG
- a CDS encoding LOG family protein, producing the protein MRKITIGVMGPGEGATSLDVEHGYQLGQLIAESGWVLLTGGRNRGVMESANQGAKAANGLTLGILPNGDNQGMSEAVDIAIFTNLGQARNAINVLSSDVIIACGMGAGTASEIALAIKQNKCVILLNQNLESQSFFKSLAPEQVFIVNSPESAIQMVKDCLAKLIDKIT; encoded by the coding sequence ATGAGAAAAATTACTATTGGCGTTATGGGGCCAGGAGAAGGAGCAACGTCCCTGGATGTTGAGCATGGGTATCAATTGGGTCAATTGATTGCTGAATCAGGATGGGTTTTATTAACAGGAGGTCGAAATAGGGGAGTGATGGAATCAGCCAATCAAGGAGCAAAAGCAGCTAATGGTTTAACTTTAGGAATTTTACCGAATGGGGATAATCAAGGAATGTCTGAGGCGGTAGATATTGCAATTTTTACTAATTTAGGTCAGGCTAGAAATGCTATTAATGTATTATCTTCCGATGTTATTATTGCTTGTGGAATGGGAGCCGGAACTGCTTCGGAAATTGCTTTAGCAATTAAACAAAATAAGTGTGTTATTTTATTAAATCAAAACTTAGAAAGTCAAAGTTTTTTTAAATCTTTAGCGCCAGAACAAGTTTTTATTGTGAATTCTCCTGAATCTGCTATTCAAATGGTTAAAGATTGTTTGGCTAAATTAATTGACAAAATAACATAA